In Rhodamnia argentea isolate NSW1041297 chromosome 4, ASM2092103v1, whole genome shotgun sequence, the following proteins share a genomic window:
- the LOC115753991 gene encoding beta-adaptin-like protein A isoform X2, whose protein sequence is MAPPAQSQRSPSPSQPSGKGEVSDLKSQLRQLAGSRAPGVDDSKRDLFKKVISYMTVGIDVSSVFGEMVMCSATSDIVLKKMCYLYVGNYAKVNPDLALLTINFLQRDCKDEDPMIRGLALRSLCSLRVANLVEYLVGPLGSSLKDSNSYVRMVAVIGVLKLYHISAATCIDADFPAMLKHLLLNDPDTQVIANCLATLQEIWTLEASISEEASREREALISKPIIYYFLNRMKEFSEWAQSLVLELVAKYVPSDSNEIFDIMNLLEDRLQHANGAVVLATIKLFLQLTLSMTDVHQQVYERIKAPLLTLVSSGSPEQSFAVLSHLHLLVMRAPILFSSDYKHFYCQYNEPFYVKKLKLEMLTAVANESNTYEIVTELCEYAANVDIPMARESIRAVGKIALQQYDVNAIVDRLLQFLEMEKDYVTAETLVLVKDLLRKYPQWSQDCIAVVGNISSNNVQEPKAKAALIWMLGEYSQDMHDAPYILESLIENWEDEHSSEVRLHLLTAVMKCFFKRPPETQKALGDALAAGLADFHQDVHDRALLYYRLLQYNVTVAERVVNPPKQAVSVFADTQSSEIKDRIFDEFNSLSVVYQKPSYMFTDKEHRGPFEFSDELGNLSIGVDAADTVVPAQQVDANDKDLLLSTSEKEDGRALSSNGHMPAASLAIDDLLGLGLSVTAAPAPAPSPPSLSLNPKAVLDPGTFQQKWRQLPISLTQEFSVSPQGIAALISPQALLRHMQGDSVHCIASGGQSPNFKFFFFAQKAEESSNFLVECIINTSTAKAHVKIKADDQSMSQTFSTLFQSALSKFGVQ, encoded by the exons AAAAGGTGAAGTTTCGGATCTAAAATCACAACTCCGGCAGCTTGCTGGTAGTCGAGCTCCTGGTGTTGACGACTCCAAGCGTGATTTGTTCAAGAAAGTGATCTCCTACATGACTGTAGGAATTGATGTCTCGTCTGTCTTCGGTGAAATGGTCATGTGCTCCGCAACTTCAGATATAGTCCTGAAGAAAATGTGCTATCTCTATGTTGGGAACTATGCCAAGGTCAATCCAGATCTCGCACTTTTAACAATTAATTTTCTTCAGAGGGACTGCAAGGATGAGGATCCAATGATTCGTGGGCTTGCACTGCGAAGCTTGTGCTCACTGAGAGTTGCCAACTTGGTGGAGTACTTGGTTGGCCCATTGGGTTCAAGTTTAAAGGACAGTAACAGTTATGTGAGAATGGTGGCAGTGATTGGGGTTCTGAAACTGTATCATATATCAGCTGCAACATGTATTGATGCCGACTTTCCAGCAATGCTTAAGCATTTGTTGCTAAATGACCCTGACACCCAG GTCATTGCAAATTGTTTGGCAACATTACAAGAGATATGGACCTTGGAGGCAAGCATCTCTGAGGAAGCATCCAGGGAGAGAGAAGCTTTAATTAGCAAGCCAATCATCTATTACTTTTTGAATCG GATGAAGGAATTCAGTGAGTGGGCCCAGTCTCTAGTGTTGGAGTTAGTTGCTAAGTATGTTCCATCAGATAGTAATGAGATATTCGACATCATGAATCTCCTCGAAGATAGACTTCAACATGCTAATGGTGCTGTTGTCTTGGCAACCATCAAGTTGTTTCTACAGTTGACCTTGTCCATGACTGACGTTCATCAGCAG GTCTATGAACGTATTAAAGCCCCTTTGCTTACACTTGTGAGCTCCGGCAGTCCAGAGCAATCTTTCGCGGTTTTAAGCCATCTGCATCTCTTAGTGATGCGTGccccaattttattttcctcagACTACAAACACTTTTACTGCCAATACAATGAGCCATTTTATGTGAAGAAGTTGAAGCTCGAGATGCTGACAGCAGTCGCAAATGAGAGTAACACTTATGAAATTG tGACAGAGCTATGTGAATATGCTGCGAACGTTGACATTCCTATGGCAAGGGAGTCAATTCGTGCTGTTGGAAAGATTGCGCTTCAGCAGTATGATGTTAATGCCATTGTGGATAGGCTTCTTCAGTTTCTAGAAATGGAGAAGGACTATGTCACAGCAGAGACTTTG GTTCTTGTAAAAGATTTGCTAAGGAAATATCCTCAATGGAGCCAAGACTGCATTGCTGTTGTTGGAAATATCAGTTCAAACAATGTCCAAGAGCCGAAGGCAAAGGCAGCTCTTATATGGATGTTGGGCGAATATTCACAGGATATGCATGATGCTCCTTATATATTGGAAAGCCTAATTGAAAATTGGGAAGATGAGCACTCCTCTGAG GTCCGTTTACATCTCTTAACAGCTGTGATGAAATGCTTCTTCAAAAGGCCACCAGAGACTCAGAAGGCCCTTGGAGACGCATTAGCTGCAGGACTTGCTGATTTTCACCAG GATGTTCATGATAGAGCCTTGCTCTACTACAGGCTATTGCAATATAATGTAACTGTAGCAGAACGTGTTGTGAACCCTCCCAAGCAAGCTGTTTCAGTTTTTGCCGATACTCAAAGCAGTGAAATCAAAGataggatatttgatgagttcAACAGCCTATCTGTCGTGTACCAGAAG CCGTCTTACATGTTTACGGATAAGGAGCATCGTGGCCCATTTGAGTTCTCGGACGAGCTTGGTAACCTATCCATTGGAGTAGATGCTGCAGATACTGTTGTTCCTGCGCAGCAAGTTGATGCAAATGACAAGGATTTGCTTTTGAGCACCTCTGAGAAGGAAGATGGCAGAGCCCTTAGCAGCAACG GTCATATGCCAGCTGCTAGTTTGGCCATTGATGATTTACTAGGTCTTGGTTTATCGGTCACAGCTGCTCCTGCACCTGCCCCTTCACCTCCTTCTCTGAGCCTTAATCCAAAGGCTGTTCTAGATCCAGGAACTTTTCAGCAGAAGTGGCGGCAGCTACCAATATCCTTAACTCAG GAATTTTCAGTTAGTCCACAAGGAATTGCGGCATTGATCTCACCCCAAGCCCTTCTTCGGCACATGCAAGGCGATTCCGTCCATTGCATTGCATCAGGTGGTCAATCGCCTAATTTcaagtttttcttctttgctcaGAAAGCGGAAGAATCCTCAAATTTTCTGGTGGAATGTATAATCAATACATCAACAGCTAAAGCCCACGTAAAGATCAAAGCTGATGACCAGAGTATGTCTCAGACCTTCTCGACTCTATTCCAGTCGGCCTTGTCCAAATTTGGTGTACAATGA
- the LOC115753991 gene encoding beta-adaptin-like protein A isoform X1 translates to MAPPAQSQRSPSPSQPSGKGEVSDLKSQLRQLAGSRAPGVDDSKRDLFKKVISYMTVGIDVSSVFGEMVMCSATSDIVLKKMCYLYVGNYAKVNPDLALLTINFLQRDCKDEDPMIRGLALRSLCSLRVANLVEYLVGPLGSSLKDSNSYVRMVAVIGVLKLYHISAATCIDADFPAMLKHLLLNDPDTQVIANCLATLQEIWTLEASISEEASREREALISKPIIYYFLNRMKEFSEWAQSLVLELVAKYVPSDSNEIFDIMNLLEDRLQHANGAVVLATIKLFLQLTLSMTDVHQQVYERIKAPLLTLVSSGSPEQSFAVLSHLHLLVMRAPILFSSDYKHFYCQYNEPFYVKKLKLEMLTAVANESNTYEIVTELCEYAANVDIPMARESIRAVGKIALQQYDVNAIVDRLLQFLEMEKDYVTAETLVLVKDLLRKYPQWSQDCIAVVGNISSNNVQEPKAKAALIWMLGEYSQDMHDAPYILESLIENWEDEHSSEVRLHLLTAVMKCFFKRPPETQKALGDALAAGLADFHQDVHDRALLYYRLLQYNVTVAERVVNPPKQAVSVFADTQSSEIKDRIFDEFNSLSVVYQKPSYMFTDKEHRGPFEFSDELGNLSIGVDAADTVVPAQQVDANDKDLLLSTSEKEDGRALSSNGTAYSAPLYDAPASVPASQIQSDLVNLTSGLPGHMPAASLAIDDLLGLGLSVTAAPAPAPSPPSLSLNPKAVLDPGTFQQKWRQLPISLTQEFSVSPQGIAALISPQALLRHMQGDSVHCIASGGQSPNFKFFFFAQKAEESSNFLVECIINTSTAKAHVKIKADDQSMSQTFSTLFQSALSKFGVQ, encoded by the exons AAAAGGTGAAGTTTCGGATCTAAAATCACAACTCCGGCAGCTTGCTGGTAGTCGAGCTCCTGGTGTTGACGACTCCAAGCGTGATTTGTTCAAGAAAGTGATCTCCTACATGACTGTAGGAATTGATGTCTCGTCTGTCTTCGGTGAAATGGTCATGTGCTCCGCAACTTCAGATATAGTCCTGAAGAAAATGTGCTATCTCTATGTTGGGAACTATGCCAAGGTCAATCCAGATCTCGCACTTTTAACAATTAATTTTCTTCAGAGGGACTGCAAGGATGAGGATCCAATGATTCGTGGGCTTGCACTGCGAAGCTTGTGCTCACTGAGAGTTGCCAACTTGGTGGAGTACTTGGTTGGCCCATTGGGTTCAAGTTTAAAGGACAGTAACAGTTATGTGAGAATGGTGGCAGTGATTGGGGTTCTGAAACTGTATCATATATCAGCTGCAACATGTATTGATGCCGACTTTCCAGCAATGCTTAAGCATTTGTTGCTAAATGACCCTGACACCCAG GTCATTGCAAATTGTTTGGCAACATTACAAGAGATATGGACCTTGGAGGCAAGCATCTCTGAGGAAGCATCCAGGGAGAGAGAAGCTTTAATTAGCAAGCCAATCATCTATTACTTTTTGAATCG GATGAAGGAATTCAGTGAGTGGGCCCAGTCTCTAGTGTTGGAGTTAGTTGCTAAGTATGTTCCATCAGATAGTAATGAGATATTCGACATCATGAATCTCCTCGAAGATAGACTTCAACATGCTAATGGTGCTGTTGTCTTGGCAACCATCAAGTTGTTTCTACAGTTGACCTTGTCCATGACTGACGTTCATCAGCAG GTCTATGAACGTATTAAAGCCCCTTTGCTTACACTTGTGAGCTCCGGCAGTCCAGAGCAATCTTTCGCGGTTTTAAGCCATCTGCATCTCTTAGTGATGCGTGccccaattttattttcctcagACTACAAACACTTTTACTGCCAATACAATGAGCCATTTTATGTGAAGAAGTTGAAGCTCGAGATGCTGACAGCAGTCGCAAATGAGAGTAACACTTATGAAATTG tGACAGAGCTATGTGAATATGCTGCGAACGTTGACATTCCTATGGCAAGGGAGTCAATTCGTGCTGTTGGAAAGATTGCGCTTCAGCAGTATGATGTTAATGCCATTGTGGATAGGCTTCTTCAGTTTCTAGAAATGGAGAAGGACTATGTCACAGCAGAGACTTTG GTTCTTGTAAAAGATTTGCTAAGGAAATATCCTCAATGGAGCCAAGACTGCATTGCTGTTGTTGGAAATATCAGTTCAAACAATGTCCAAGAGCCGAAGGCAAAGGCAGCTCTTATATGGATGTTGGGCGAATATTCACAGGATATGCATGATGCTCCTTATATATTGGAAAGCCTAATTGAAAATTGGGAAGATGAGCACTCCTCTGAG GTCCGTTTACATCTCTTAACAGCTGTGATGAAATGCTTCTTCAAAAGGCCACCAGAGACTCAGAAGGCCCTTGGAGACGCATTAGCTGCAGGACTTGCTGATTTTCACCAG GATGTTCATGATAGAGCCTTGCTCTACTACAGGCTATTGCAATATAATGTAACTGTAGCAGAACGTGTTGTGAACCCTCCCAAGCAAGCTGTTTCAGTTTTTGCCGATACTCAAAGCAGTGAAATCAAAGataggatatttgatgagttcAACAGCCTATCTGTCGTGTACCAGAAG CCGTCTTACATGTTTACGGATAAGGAGCATCGTGGCCCATTTGAGTTCTCGGACGAGCTTGGTAACCTATCCATTGGAGTAGATGCTGCAGATACTGTTGTTCCTGCGCAGCAAGTTGATGCAAATGACAAGGATTTGCTTTTGAGCACCTCTGAGAAGGAAGATGGCAGAGCCCTTAGCAGCAACGGTACTGCATATAGTGCTCCTCTATACGACGCACCCGCATCTGTTCCTGCCTCACAGATCCAATCAGATCTAGTAAACTTAACGTCCGGTCTACCAGGTCATATGCCAGCTGCTAGTTTGGCCATTGATGATTTACTAGGTCTTGGTTTATCGGTCACAGCTGCTCCTGCACCTGCCCCTTCACCTCCTTCTCTGAGCCTTAATCCAAAGGCTGTTCTAGATCCAGGAACTTTTCAGCAGAAGTGGCGGCAGCTACCAATATCCTTAACTCAG GAATTTTCAGTTAGTCCACAAGGAATTGCGGCATTGATCTCACCCCAAGCCCTTCTTCGGCACATGCAAGGCGATTCCGTCCATTGCATTGCATCAGGTGGTCAATCGCCTAATTTcaagtttttcttctttgctcaGAAAGCGGAAGAATCCTCAAATTTTCTGGTGGAATGTATAATCAATACATCAACAGCTAAAGCCCACGTAAAGATCAAAGCTGATGACCAGAGTATGTCTCAGACCTTCTCGACTCTATTCCAGTCGGCCTTGTCCAAATTTGGTGTACAATGA